TTCCTGTATCTGACCAAGCCCATCAAGATCGCCGAATTCAACAGCACCCTGGACGCCGCGCTGGAATTCGTCGGCAAGGGAACCAGCACCGCCATCCCCGTCCAAGCCCCCGTTTGATCGGCCTCGACCGGATCCGTGCCGCCCGCATCCTGATCGTCGACGACCAGGAAGTCAATATCCGTCTTCTCGAGAAGATCCTGGCGCGCGAGGGCTACGCGAACATCTCGTTCACCACCGACCCCCGCGAGGTCCGCGAACTCCATTCGCGCGATCGCTACGACCTGATCCTGCTGGACATGGAAATGCCGGTCATGGATGGCTTCCAGGTGATGGAGGCCCTCCACGAGATCGAATCGGAGGGTTATTTGCCCGTGCTGGTGATCACGGCCAGGCCGGAGCACAAGCTGCGCGCGCTGAAGGCCGGCGCGAAGGATTTCGTGAGCAAGCCGCTGGATCTGCCCGAAGTCGTGATGAGGGTCAGGAACATGCTGGAAGTGCGGCTTCTGCACCAGGAGACCCGCAGGCTCTACGAGCAGGCGATCGCCGACCAGAAGGCCCAAGCCCGACTGGAGTTCGAGCTCCAGGAGGCCATGACAAAAGTCGTGCACGATGCCGACGAGCCGCAGGGGATCGTGGCCAAGAGCGAGGCGATGCGCAAGCTCCTGGATCTGGCGGGGCGTGTCGCAAAATTCGATTCCACCGTCCTGATTTCCGGCCAAAGCGGCACGGGCAAGGAGCGGATCGCAAGGCTGCTGCATGAAGAATCAACGCGTTCGGCAGGCCCATTCATCGCGATCAACTGCGGAGCCATCACCGAAACCCTGTTGGAGAGCGAATTGTTCGGGCACGCCAAGGGAGCGTTCTCCGGGGCCACCCAGGATCGACCCGGGCTGTTCGAGGCTGCAGACGGCGGCACGCTCCTTCTGGACGAGATCGGCGAGATCCCCGCCAGCATGCAGGTGAAGTTGCTGCGCGCCTTGCAGGAACGCGAAGTCCGCCGCGTGGGCGAAAACAAGAGCAGGCGGGTGGATGTGCGGATCGTGGCCGCCACCAATCGCGACCTCGCCCAGGAGGTTTCAAATGGCAATTTCCGTCAAGATCTCTACTACCGCATGAACGTGGTGGCTTTGCAGGTTCCGTCGCTTCGCGATCGGCGCGAGGACATCCTCCCGCTGGCACGGGTCCTTCTTTCCGAAGCCGCCTTGCGCATGAAGCGCAAGATCGCGGGTATCTCCCCCGAAGCCGCCGACCAGCTCCTGCGCTACGCTTGGCCCGGCAACGTGCGGGAGCTGGAAAACGCCATGGAGCGCGCCGTCGCGCTCGCCCCGGGCAACCGGGTGGAACTCGACGACCTGCCGGAGGAGGTCCGCCAAGCCTTCGCGACACCGCATCTGGCCCCGGGAGCGGTGCGCTCGCTGGAAGAGATCGAGAAGGAATACATCCTTGTTTCCCTGGAACGCAACGGCGGCAACCAGACCCACACCGCCCAGCAGCTCCAGATTGGATCCGCGACGTTGTATCGCAAACTCAAGAGCTACGGAATGATCGAAAGCCGTTCAGCAACAATTTCCGTCACGCCCGACGTGGAACGCGCAGGGCCTTGACGATCTCCTCGCGGCACTTGCCGTTGTGGAAGACGATGGACGGACTTTGGCAGGTGGCGTCTTCACCCGACTGCGCCATCAGCTCACCACCCGCTTCACGCACGATCGCCCAACCGGCCAGGACATCCCATTCGTGGAACTGGTCGATCAGGTAGACATCGATCTTGCCTTCCGCCAACAGGCACAGGTCGTGCACGGCCGCACCGCTGATGCGCCAACGCATGACCTTTTCCAACAATGGAAGGTGCGCCTTGAGGATCTTCCGCTGGTAGGTGGCGGGCGAATCCGTCCG
This DNA window, taken from Fibrobacterota bacterium, encodes the following:
- a CDS encoding sigma-54-dependent Fis family transcriptional regulator, coding for MRAARILIVDDQEVNIRLLEKILAREGYANISFTTDPREVRELHSRDRYDLILLDMEMPVMDGFQVMEALHEIESEGYLPVLVITARPEHKLRALKAGAKDFVSKPLDLPEVVMRVRNMLEVRLLHQETRRLYEQAIADQKAQARLEFELQEAMTKVVHDADEPQGIVAKSEAMRKLLDLAGRVAKFDSTVLISGQSGTGKERIARLLHEESTRSAGPFIAINCGAITETLLESELFGHAKGAFSGATQDRPGLFEAADGGTLLLDEIGEIPASMQVKLLRALQEREVRRVGENKSRRVDVRIVAATNRDLAQEVSNGNFRQDLYYRMNVVALQVPSLRDRREDILPLARVLLSEAALRMKRKIAGISPEAADQLLRYAWPGNVRELENAMERAVALAPGNRVELDDLPEEVRQAFATPHLAPGAVRSLEEIEKEYILVSLERNGGNQTHTAQQLQIGSATLYRKLKSYGMIESRSATISVTPDVERAGP